A window of the Pogona vitticeps strain Pit_001003342236 chromosome 4, PviZW2.1, whole genome shotgun sequence genome harbors these coding sequences:
- the MC2R gene encoding adrenocorticotropic hormone receptor has translation MRTARVSEARRFLGQMNNPLENNSELSVNISDCPEVAIPNEIFFTIATLGILENLLVLIAVGRNKNLHSPMYFFICSLAISDMLGSFYKAVENIFFTVFCTVRYPKCQELLAQTMDDIIDFMFILSLLGSIFSLSAIAADRYITIFYALQYHNIMTLKRAFVILVAIWAVSAGSGIAMVIFSYKTVTIVSFTVLFCFMFIFILCLYIHMFLLARSHAKAIALMTTNSVRQGANMKGVITLTVLLGVFLCCWAPFVLHMILIHFCPQNPYCICYLSIFQVNGMLIMCNSMIDPMIYAFRSPELRSTFRKLFCFHNPSWT, from the coding sequence aTGAGGACTGCCAGAGTGTCTGAAGCAAGAAGGTTCCTGGGACAGATGAACAACCCTTTGGAAAACAACAGTGAGCTTTCAGTGAACATCTCTGACTGTCCAGAAGTTGCCATACCAAATGAAATCTTCTTCACCATTGCCACTTTGGGAATACTCGAAAACCTTCTTGTGCTCATAGCAGTGGGGCGGAACAAGAATCTGCATTCCCCCATGTATTTCTTCATTTGCAGTTTAGCCATTTCTGACATGCTCGGAAGCTTCTATAAGGCCGTGGAGAATATCTTCTTCACTGTATTTTGTACAGTAAGATACCCCAAATGTCAAGAACTCTTGGCCCAAACAATGGATGACATTATTGATTTCATGTTTATTTTGTCGTTACTGGGATCTATTTTCAGCCTGTCAGCTATTGCAGCTGACCGATATATAACCATCTTCTATGCCCTGCAGTATCACAACATCATGACGTTGAAGCGGGCTTTTGTGATCCTGGTGGCAATTTGGGCAGTCTCAGCCGGGAGCGGTATAGCTATggtaattttctcctacaaaacagTCACCATTGTGTCCTtcactgttctgttctgttttatgttcaTTTTTATCCTCTGCCTTTATATTCATATGTTCCTGCTTGCACGGTCTCATGCCAAAGCAATTGCACTAATGACTACAAACTCAGTTCGCCAAGGCGCTAACATGAAAGGGGTGATTACTTTAACGGTCTTACTTGGTGTTTTTCTCTGCTGTTGGGCCCCCTTTGTCCTTCATATGATTCTCATCCACTTTTGCCCACAAAACCCTTACTGCATTTGCTATTTGTCCATTTTTCAAGTGAATGGGATGCTAATCATGTGCAATAGCATGATTGACCCAATGATTTATGCTTTTCGAAGTCCAGAGCTGAGAAGTACCTTCAGGAAACTGTTCTGCTTCCATAACCCAAGTTGGACTTAG